Proteins from one Nitrobacteraceae bacterium AZCC 2146 genomic window:
- a CDS encoding DNA-directed RNA polymerase subunit omega (product_source=KO:K03060; cath_funfam=3.90.940.10; cog=COG1758; ko=KO:K03060; pfam=PF01192; smart=SM01409; superfamily=63562; tigrfam=TIGR00690): MARVTVEDCIDKVDNRFDLVLLAAHRARMISSGSQLTIDRDNDKNPVVSLREIADSTISPEDLREELVHSLQKFVEVDEPEPDTIPLIGSAGASVDADDTEVAVERMTEEELLKGLEGLAPPEEQPEEDE, translated from the coding sequence ATGGCGCGCGTCACCGTCGAAGATTGCATCGATAAGGTCGATAACCGGTTCGACCTGGTTCTTCTTGCCGCACACCGGGCAAGAATGATCTCGTCCGGCTCACAACTTACGATTGACCGCGACAACGACAAGAACCCTGTCGTTTCGCTGCGTGAGATTGCCGATTCGACGATTTCGCCGGAAGACCTCCGCGAGGAGCTGGTGCATTCGCTGCAGAAGTTCGTCGAGGTCGATGAGCCTGAGCCGGACACCATCCCGCTGATCGGGTCGGCTGGCGCCAGCGTCGATGCCGACGACACCGAGGTCGCGGTCGAGCGCATGACGGAAGAGGAGCTTCTGAAGGGCCTCGAAGGTCTGGCGCCGCCGGAAGAGCAGCCCGAGGAAGACGAGTAA
- a CDS encoding guanosine-3',5'-bis(diphosphate) 3'-pyrophosphohydrolase (product_source=KO:K01139; cath_funfam=3.10.20.30,3.30.460.10,3.30.70.260; cog=COG0317; ko=KO:K01139; pfam=PF02824,PF04607,PF13291,PF13328,PF19296; smart=SM00471,SM00954; superfamily=109604,55021,81271,81301; tigrfam=TIGR00691), giving the protein MATSRRTSRQMQAASDTVAVVPPSPAVPPKVPRASRARMMRQYDLVERVRSYNPNTDEDMLNRAYVYAMVAHGEQTRASGDPYFSHPLEVAAILTDLKLDDATIVAALLHDTIEDTEATRAEIDRLFGAEIGALVEGLTKLKRLELVSREAKQAENLRKLLLAIADDVRVLLIKLADRLHNMRTMEFMPPASRRRIAEETLDIYAPLAGRMGMQEMREELEELSFKVLDPDAYQVVMQRLDALTERNRNLIGMIESHLSMKLEKNGIVARVSGRRKRPFSIWTKMKRKSVGFEQLSDIFGFRIVLKDMEACYRALGVVHTTWPVVPGRFKDYISTPKQNDYRSIHTTVIGPGNQRVELQIRTEDMNQIAEYGIAAHAFYKDGVGSPTEMLKRESNAFSWLRHTIGILSESTNPEEFLEHTKLELFHDQVFCFTPKGKLIALPRNANVVDFAYAVHTDVGNSAVGCKINGKFAPLSSELQNGDEVEVLTSAAQQAPPSAWESLAVTGKARAAIRRATRTAVRDQYAGLGRRIVERLFARAKMDYADDQLKGALPRLARSSIDDVMASVGRGELRASDVVRAMYPDYKEERVGRFAAKKGDDKLKAPGGAARVTSIIPIRGLDSDLPVKFAPNGGAVPGDRIVGIVSPGEGITIYPIQSPALKDFEEEPERWLDVKWDVDESSPQRFPARLFVQNVNEPGSLAQIATVIADHDGNIDNIGMFRRSPDFTELTIDLEVYDLKHLSAIINQLRAKAVVAKVERVNG; this is encoded by the coding sequence ATGGCGACTTCGCGCCGTACTTCACGGCAGATGCAGGCTGCAAGCGACACCGTCGCTGTGGTCCCGCCGTCGCCTGCCGTGCCGCCGAAGGTGCCGCGTGCCTCCCGCGCCCGGATGATGCGGCAATATGACCTCGTCGAGCGCGTCCGGTCGTACAATCCGAATACCGACGAGGACATGCTGAACCGGGCCTATGTCTACGCCATGGTCGCCCATGGCGAGCAGACCAGGGCATCGGGCGATCCGTATTTCTCGCATCCGCTCGAAGTCGCGGCGATTCTCACCGACCTCAAGCTCGACGACGCCACCATCGTGGCCGCCCTGCTGCACGACACCATCGAGGACACCGAGGCGACCCGGGCCGAGATCGACCGGCTGTTCGGTGCCGAGATCGGCGCGCTGGTCGAGGGCTTGACCAAGCTGAAGCGGCTGGAGCTGGTGTCGCGCGAGGCCAAGCAGGCGGAAAATCTCCGCAAGCTGCTGCTGGCCATTGCCGACGACGTCCGTGTGCTGCTGATCAAGCTCGCCGACCGCCTGCACAACATGCGCACCATGGAGTTCATGCCGCCGGCGTCGCGCCGCCGCATTGCCGAGGAGACCCTCGATATCTATGCGCCGCTGGCCGGCCGCATGGGCATGCAGGAAATGCGCGAGGAGCTGGAGGAGCTGTCGTTCAAGGTGCTCGATCCGGACGCGTATCAGGTGGTGATGCAGCGGCTGGATGCGCTCACGGAGCGCAACCGCAACCTGATCGGCATGATCGAAAGCCATCTCTCCATGAAACTGGAGAAGAACGGCATTGTTGCGCGGGTCAGCGGCCGCCGCAAACGGCCGTTTTCGATCTGGACCAAGATGAAGCGCAAGTCGGTCGGCTTCGAGCAACTGTCGGATATCTTCGGATTCCGCATCGTGCTGAAGGACATGGAGGCCTGCTACCGCGCGCTCGGCGTGGTGCATACCACGTGGCCGGTGGTGCCCGGCCGCTTCAAGGACTACATCTCGACGCCGAAGCAGAACGACTACCGCTCGATCCACACCACCGTGATCGGCCCCGGCAACCAGCGCGTCGAATTGCAGATCCGCACCGAGGACATGAACCAGATCGCCGAATACGGCATCGCCGCGCATGCCTTCTACAAGGACGGCGTGGGCTCGCCGACCGAGATGCTGAAACGCGAGTCCAACGCCTTCTCGTGGCTGCGCCATACCATCGGCATCCTTTCCGAAAGCACCAACCCGGAAGAATTCCTCGAGCACACCAAGCTCGAACTGTTTCACGACCAGGTGTTCTGCTTCACGCCGAAGGGCAAGCTGATCGCGCTGCCGCGCAATGCCAACGTCGTCGATTTCGCCTATGCCGTGCATACCGACGTCGGCAACAGCGCGGTGGGCTGCAAGATCAACGGCAAGTTCGCGCCGCTGTCGTCGGAATTGCAGAATGGCGACGAGGTTGAGGTGCTGACCTCGGCCGCGCAGCAGGCGCCGCCGTCGGCCTGGGAGTCCCTGGCCGTCACCGGCAAGGCCCGCGCCGCGATCCGCCGGGCCACCCGCACCGCAGTGCGCGATCAATATGCCGGTCTCGGTCGCCGCATCGTCGAGCGGCTGTTTGCCCGCGCCAAGATGGACTACGCCGACGACCAGCTGAAGGGTGCGTTGCCGCGGCTGGCACGCTCCTCGATCGACGACGTCATGGCTTCGGTCGGGCGTGGCGAATTGCGGGCGTCCGATGTGGTCCGGGCGATGTACCCGGATTACAAGGAAGAGCGCGTTGGCCGCTTTGCCGCCAAGAAGGGCGACGACAAGCTGAAGGCGCCCGGCGGTGCCGCGCGGGTCACCTCGATCATCCCGATCCGCGGGCTGGACTCCGATCTGCCCGTGAAATTCGCGCCCAATGGCGGCGCCGTGCCGGGCGATCGCATCGTCGGCATCGTCTCACCGGGCGAGGGCATCACCATCTATCCGATCCAGTCGCCGGCGCTGAAGGATTTTGAGGAAGAGCCGGAGCGCTGGCTCGACGTCAAATGGGACGTGGACGAGTCCAGCCCGCAGCGTTTCCCGGCGCGGCTGTTCGTGCAGAACGTCAACGAGCCCGGCAGCCTGGCGCAGATCGCCACGGTGATCGCCGACCACGACGGCAACATCGACAATATCGGCATGTTCAGGCGCTCGCCGGATTTCACCGAACTCACCATCGATCTCGAGGTCTATGACCTGAAGCATCTCAGCGCTATCATCAATCAGTTGCGCGCCAAGGCCGTCGTCGCCAAGGTCGAACGCGTCAATGGATAG
- a CDS encoding pyridoxine 5-phosphate synthase (product_source=KO:K03474; cath_funfam=3.20.20.70; cog=COG0854; ko=KO:K03474; pfam=PF03740; superfamily=63892; tigrfam=TIGR00559), giving the protein MTKTSPLRLGVNIDHVATLRNARGGRRPDPVRAALAAIAAGADGITAHLREDRRHIRDDDMIRLKAEISKPLNFEMAATPDMVRIALATKPHAVCLVPERREELTTEGGLDVVGQRESLEPSIARFGDAGVRVSLFIAADPKQIEMAAKLRAPVIELHTGAWCDAIEDGDSIKAASEWQRIVEGAKLAQSAGLEVHAGHGLDYATAETIAALPEIMELNIGYYMIGEALFVGLAETVRAMRAAMERGRGRLAAGA; this is encoded by the coding sequence ATGACCAAGACTTCTCCGCTGCGTCTCGGCGTCAACATCGATCACGTCGCCACACTGCGCAATGCGCGGGGCGGGCGGCGTCCCGACCCCGTCCGCGCGGCGCTGGCCGCCATCGCCGCCGGCGCCGACGGCATCACCGCACATCTGCGCGAGGACCGCCGCCACATCCGCGACGACGACATGATCCGGTTGAAGGCGGAAATCTCGAAGCCGCTGAATTTCGAGATGGCGGCCACGCCGGACATGGTGCGGATCGCGCTGGCGACCAAACCGCACGCGGTCTGCCTGGTGCCGGAGCGGCGCGAAGAACTCACCACCGAAGGCGGCCTCGACGTGGTCGGCCAGCGCGAGTCGCTGGAGCCCTCGATCGCGCGGTTCGGCGATGCCGGGGTGCGGGTGTCGCTGTTCATCGCGGCGGACCCGAAGCAGATCGAGATGGCGGCGAAGCTGCGCGCACCGGTGATCGAACTCCACACCGGCGCCTGGTGCGACGCCATCGAAGACGGCGACAGCATCAAGGCCGCCAGCGAATGGCAGCGCATCGTCGAGGGTGCCAAACTGGCTCAATCCGCCGGTCTCGAAGTCCATGCCGGCCACGGCCTCGATTACGCCACAGCCGAGACCATCGCAGCATTGCCTGAGATCATGGAGCTGAACATCGGCTACTACATGATCGGCGAGGCGCTGTTCGTGGGCCTGGCGGAAACCGTGCGCGCGATGCGCGCGGCGATGGAGCGGGGGCGGGGCAGACTGGCGGCCGGCGCATGA
- a CDS encoding holo-[acyl-carrier protein] synthase (product_source=KO:K00997; cath_funfam=3.90.470.20; cog=COG0736; ko=KO:K00997; pfam=PF01648; superfamily=56214; tigrfam=TIGR00516) translates to MIIGIGSDLIDITRVAKVIERHGERFLDRIFTDSERARAQRRAKNEKMLVATYAKRFAAKEACSKALGTGIRQGVWWRDMGVVNLPGGRPTMLLTGGAKARLEALTPPGHEARIDLTITDDWPLAQAFVIISADIPTKA, encoded by the coding sequence ATGATCATCGGCATCGGCTCCGACCTGATCGACATCACCCGGGTTGCCAAGGTGATCGAGCGCCATGGCGAGCGCTTTCTCGACCGTATTTTCACCGATTCCGAGCGGGCGAGGGCGCAGCGCCGCGCCAAAAACGAAAAGATGCTGGTGGCGACCTATGCCAAGCGCTTCGCTGCCAAGGAGGCCTGCTCCAAGGCACTCGGCACCGGGATCCGGCAGGGCGTCTGGTGGCGCGACATGGGCGTGGTCAACCTGCCCGGCGGGCGGCCGACCATGCTGCTGACCGGCGGCGCCAAAGCCCGCCTGGAGGCGCTGACGCCTCCCGGGCACGAGGCCCGGATCGACCTTACCATCACCGACGACTGGCCGCTGGCGCAGGCCTTCGTCATAATTTCGGCAGACATCCCGACCAAAGCTTGA
- a CDS encoding hypothetical protein (product_source=Hypo-rule applied), with translation MGLADFSRAIAVAVDCAVGNNGLKAANAFSRTECDLSPLGLHRNSL, from the coding sequence ATGGGATTAGCCGATTTTTCGCGAGCCATTGCCGTCGCCGTTGATTGCGCGGTGGGGAACAACGGGCTAAAAGCCGCCAACGCCTTCAGCCGGACCGAATGTGATCTGAGCCCTCTGGGTTTGCACCGCAATTCGCTCTAA
- a CDS encoding signal peptidase I (product_source=KO:K03100; cath_funfam=2.10.109.10; cog=COG0681; ko=KO:K03100; pfam=PF10502; superfamily=51306; tigrfam=TIGR02227; transmembrane_helix_parts=Inside_1_12,TMhelix_13_35,Outside_36_252) produces MSVTSGTKTESGVGETIRVVINALLIALVIRTFLFQPFNIPSGSMKATLLVGDYLFVSKYSYGYSHYSIPLSPPLFSGRVFGSEPSRGDVVVFRLPKDDSTDYIKRVIGLPGDRIQMKEGLLYINDKPVQRERLSDFVGEDPCGSDATARVKRWKETLPNGVTYESLDCVDNGFYDNTNIYTVPPGNFFMMGDNRDNSTDSRVLSAVGYVPFENIVGRAQMIFFSIAEGEHAWQIWRWPTAVRWNRIFSIVR; encoded by the coding sequence ATGAGCGTGACATCCGGAACCAAGACTGAAAGCGGCGTCGGTGAAACCATCCGCGTCGTCATCAATGCGCTGTTGATCGCGCTGGTGATCCGGACCTTCCTGTTTCAGCCCTTCAACATCCCCTCCGGCTCGATGAAGGCGACGCTGCTGGTCGGCGACTACCTGTTCGTCTCGAAATATTCCTACGGCTACAGCCACTACTCGATTCCGCTGTCGCCGCCGCTGTTCTCCGGCCGCGTCTTCGGCTCCGAACCGTCGCGCGGCGACGTGGTCGTGTTCCGGCTGCCGAAGGATGACTCTACCGATTACATCAAGCGCGTGATCGGACTGCCCGGCGACCGCATCCAGATGAAAGAGGGCCTGCTCTACATCAACGACAAGCCGGTGCAGCGCGAGCGCCTCAGCGATTTCGTCGGCGAGGATCCCTGCGGCTCCGACGCCACGGCGCGGGTGAAGCGCTGGAAGGAGACGCTGCCGAACGGCGTCACTTATGAGTCCCTCGATTGCGTGGACAACGGCTTCTACGATAACACCAACATCTACACCGTGCCGCCCGGCAACTTCTTCATGATGGGCGACAACCGCGACAATTCCACCGACAGCCGCGTGCTCTCGGCCGTGGGTTACGTGCCGTTCGAGAACATCGTCGGCCGCGCCCAGATGATCTTCTTCTCGATCGCCGAGGGCGAGCATGCCTGGCAGATCTGGCGCTGGCCGACCGCGGTGCGCTGGAATCGCATCTTCTCCATCGTGCGATGA
- a CDS encoding ribonuclease-3 (product_source=KO:K03685; cath_funfam=1.10.1520.10,3.30.160.20; cog=COG0571; ko=KO:K03685; pfam=PF00035,PF14622; smart=SM00358,SM00535; superfamily=54768,69065; tigrfam=TIGR02191) has protein sequence MNDDANKIDTDTAPRADDLSLPPDAIPESAAAKKKRNRAALKAAAAEIETRIGYAFKDPLLLATAFTHVSALKAARNRADSYQRLEFLGDHVLGLVVSDMLYRAFPAADEGELSKRLADLVRKETCADVARALGLLDGIKLGTVGAGAGARLRKSVLGDICEAVIGAIFLDGGYPAAEVFVQRNWIERMRTPVRPLRDAKTVLQEWAQGRGLPTPVYREVERSGPHHDPHFKVAVDVKGLVPAEGEGGSKRAAEKAAAQAMIAREGVSSGGNEG, from the coding sequence ATGAACGACGACGCCAACAAAATCGATACCGATACCGCGCCGAGAGCCGACGATTTGAGCCTGCCGCCTGACGCCATCCCGGAATCCGCTGCCGCCAAGAAGAAGCGCAACCGGGCCGCCTTGAAAGCCGCCGCCGCCGAGATCGAAACAAGGATCGGCTACGCCTTCAAGGACCCGCTGCTGCTGGCGACGGCCTTCACCCACGTCTCGGCACTGAAGGCCGCGCGCAACCGCGCCGACAGCTATCAGCGCCTCGAATTTCTCGGCGACCACGTGCTTGGCCTCGTCGTCTCCGACATGCTGTACCGCGCGTTTCCCGCTGCCGACGAGGGCGAGTTGTCGAAGCGGCTCGCCGACCTCGTGCGCAAGGAAACCTGCGCCGACGTGGCGCGCGCGCTCGGTCTCCTGGACGGCATCAAGCTCGGTACCGTCGGCGCCGGCGCCGGCGCGCGGTTGCGCAAGTCGGTGCTCGGCGACATCTGCGAAGCGGTGATCGGCGCGATCTTCCTCGACGGCGGCTATCCCGCCGCGGAAGTCTTCGTCCAGCGCAACTGGATCGAGCGGATGCGCACGCCGGTGCGGCCGTTGCGCGACGCCAAGACGGTGCTGCAGGAATGGGCGCAGGGCCGCGGCCTGCCGACGCCGGTGTATCGCGAGGTCGAGCGCTCTGGTCCGCACCACGATCCGCATTTCAAGGTCGCGGTCGATGTCAAAGGGCTGGTGCCGGCCGAAGGAGAGGGCGGCAGCAAGCGCGCCGCCGAGAAGGCCGCCGCGCAGGCGATGATCGCGCGTGAAGGCGTCAGCAGTGGCGGCAATGAAGGATAA
- a CDS encoding GTP-binding protein Era (product_source=KO:K03595; cath_funfam=3.30.300.20,3.40.50.300; cog=COG1159; ko=KO:K03595; pfam=PF01926,PF07650; smart=SM00382; superfamily=52540,54814; tigrfam=TIGR00436), with amino-acid sequence MKDNLVTDADEPHAETDSTPADTRCGFVALIGAPNVGKSTLVNALVGSKVTIVSRKVQTTRALIRGIVIEDHAQIILVDTPGIFLPKRRLDRAMVKTAWSGAHDADLVCVLLDAREGIDEEADVIFNQLEKVNHPKILVINKVDIVSKEKLLKLAQAANERMKFDETFMISAMTGDGVDDLRRRLAKDVPEGPYHYPEDQMSDAPMRHLAAEITREKIFRQLHQELPYQSTVETDTWTERKDKSIRIEQTIFVERESQRKIVLGKGGATIKSIGADSRKEIAEIVGVPVHLFLFVKVRENWGDDPNRYREMGLEFPKE; translated from the coding sequence ATGAAGGATAATCTTGTGACCGATGCCGACGAGCCCCATGCTGAAACCGACTCCACGCCTGCGGACACCCGCTGCGGATTCGTCGCGCTGATCGGCGCGCCCAATGTCGGCAAGTCCACGCTGGTCAATGCGCTGGTCGGCTCGAAGGTCACCATCGTCTCGCGCAAGGTACAGACCACCCGCGCGCTGATCCGCGGCATCGTCATTGAGGATCACGCCCAGATCATCCTGGTCGACACGCCCGGCATCTTCCTGCCGAAGCGGCGCCTCGACCGCGCCATGGTCAAGACCGCGTGGAGCGGGGCGCATGACGCCGATCTCGTCTGCGTGCTGCTCGACGCCCGCGAGGGCATCGACGAGGAGGCCGATGTGATCTTCAACCAGCTGGAAAAGGTCAATCACCCGAAGATCCTGGTGATCAACAAGGTTGATATCGTTTCCAAGGAAAAGCTCTTGAAGCTGGCGCAGGCCGCCAACGAGCGCATGAAGTTCGACGAGACCTTCATGATCTCGGCCATGACTGGCGACGGTGTCGACGATCTCCGGCGCCGCTTGGCGAAGGATGTGCCGGAAGGTCCGTATCACTATCCCGAAGACCAGATGTCGGACGCGCCGATGCGGCATCTGGCGGCGGAGATCACCCGCGAAAAGATCTTCCGCCAGCTGCATCAGGAACTGCCGTACCAGTCCACGGTGGAGACCGACACCTGGACCGAACGCAAGGACAAGTCGATCCGCATCGAGCAGACGATTTTCGTCGAGCGCGAAAGCCAGCGCAAGATCGTGCTCGGCAAGGGCGGCGCCACCATCAAGTCGATCGGCGCGGATTCACGGAAAGAGATTGCCGAGATCGTCGGTGTGCCTGTGCATCTGTTCCTGTTCGTCAAGGTACGCGAGAACTGGGGTGACGATCCCAACCGCTACCGTGAAATGGGCCTCGAATTTCCGAAAGAGTAG
- a CDS encoding protein-S-isoprenylcysteine O-methyltransferase Ste14 (product_source=COG2020; cog=COG2020; superfamily=81321; transmembrane_helix_parts=Inside_1_11,TMhelix_12_29,Outside_30_43,TMhelix_44_66,Inside_67_72,TMhelix_73_95,Outside_96_130) codes for MAVPTNVPKNVFYFEVLLYMSLTLDALSIAFQDRTPDAVMSDTTIMAANIVAACMLLLFVYLVWLAAQRRKSWPRWLLVASLVFSVLSLLQILGVNGLQFDSAIEIVSCALTAAGLYCAFTGDAKDWFNG; via the coding sequence ATGGCGGTTCCCACCAACGTCCCGAAGAACGTCTTCTATTTCGAAGTGCTGCTGTACATGTCGCTGACGCTCGACGCGCTGTCGATCGCGTTTCAGGACCGCACGCCCGACGCCGTGATGAGCGATACCACCATCATGGCGGCGAATATCGTCGCCGCCTGCATGCTGCTGCTGTTCGTCTATCTGGTCTGGCTCGCCGCCCAGCGCCGCAAGAGTTGGCCGCGCTGGTTGCTGGTGGCGTCCTTGGTGTTCTCGGTGTTGTCGCTGCTGCAGATCCTGGGCGTCAACGGCCTGCAATTCGACAGCGCCATCGAGATCGTCTCCTGCGCCCTCACGGCGGCCGGGCTGTACTGCGCGTTCACCGGCGACGCGAAAGACTGGTTCAACGGCTAG
- a CDS encoding putative transposase YbfD/YdcC (product_source=COG5433; cog=COG5433; pfam=PF01609,PF13808), whose translation MKAFRRVFRRLPDPRADNARHDLLEVVFIALAATLSGAESCAEMAEFGQSKEGFLRLLLRLEHGIPSHDTFSRVFRLLAPQAFEKAFRCFIAAFAKANKLNLTGVVAVDGKALRGAFERGRHSTPLHMVNVWAVEARICLAQRKAPGRNESAGVLEALALLDLEGNIVTADALHCHRGFAAMVQARGGDYVLALKNNQSKLFAAAIRRFARSGERSVAARIEPSTHDRHEARRATVLRDPRFAATQDFPGVKALGRITSRRRGYGKAAEPAVVRYFLLSKYVSAKRLLAIVRSHWSIENQLHWVLDVAMSEDRNRARKDHAPENLATLRRLALNILRTHPDGKSMRRKIKRAGWDDAFLMSLISHMR comes from the coding sequence ATGAAGGCTTTCAGGAGAGTTTTCCGGCGATTGCCGGACCCACGTGCGGACAATGCGCGGCACGATCTGCTTGAAGTTGTGTTCATCGCGCTGGCCGCGACGCTGAGCGGCGCGGAAAGCTGCGCGGAGATGGCCGAGTTCGGCCAGAGCAAGGAAGGGTTTTTGCGGCTGCTGCTGCGTCTGGAGCACGGCATCCCCAGCCACGACACCTTCAGCCGGGTATTCCGCCTGCTGGCGCCGCAGGCCTTCGAGAAGGCATTCCGGTGCTTTATCGCGGCTTTTGCCAAGGCCAACAAGCTCAACCTGACAGGTGTGGTGGCAGTCGATGGCAAGGCTTTGCGCGGGGCGTTCGAGCGTGGCCGGCACAGCACCCCGTTGCACATGGTCAACGTCTGGGCGGTCGAGGCCCGAATCTGCCTGGCGCAGCGCAAGGCCCCCGGTCGCAACGAGAGCGCGGGTGTGCTGGAAGCACTGGCGCTGCTGGACCTCGAAGGCAATATCGTGACCGCCGATGCGCTGCATTGCCATCGCGGCTTTGCCGCCATGGTGCAGGCGCGGGGTGGCGATTACGTGCTGGCGCTGAAGAACAACCAGAGCAAGCTGTTCGCCGCGGCCATCCGGCGCTTTGCGCGCAGCGGCGAGCGCAGCGTTGCCGCACGGATCGAGCCCTCCACCCACGACCGGCACGAGGCGCGACGCGCCACCGTGTTGCGCGATCCCCGCTTCGCGGCCACACAGGACTTTCCCGGCGTCAAGGCGCTGGGGCGCATCACCTCGCGCCGCCGCGGCTATGGCAAGGCCGCCGAACCTGCGGTGGTGCGCTACTTTCTGCTCTCCAAATATGTGTCTGCCAAACGGCTGCTTGCGATTGTTCGCTCGCACTGGAGCATCGAGAACCAGTTGCACTGGGTGCTCGACGTCGCCATGAGCGAGGATCGCAACCGCGCACGAAAAGACCATGCACCGGAAAACCTCGCCACCCTGCGACGCCTCGCCCTTAATATCTTGCGGACCCATCCCGACGGCAAGTCGATGCGTCGCAAGATCAAGCGCGCCGGCTGGGACGATGCCTTCCTGATGAGCCTCATCAGTCATATGCGATAG
- a CDS encoding putative transposase YbfD/YdcC (product_source=COG5433; cog=COG5433; pfam=PF01609,PF13808; superfamily=90002) yields MDRFAECFLPLADPRKNQAQHDLTEMLFIALLATLCGATTCCDIALFGRSKEALLRTILVLEHGIPSHDTFSRVFRILDPDSFEKVFRRFTKAFATATKIKGVVALDGKALRRAYECGQSHMPPVMVTAWSSMTRMALANVLAPGNNEAAGALHLVELLQLKGCVVTADALHCHRGMAKAIVGRGGDYVLAVKNNQPGLLRDAKAAISAAERKKAKQATTKDADHGRKETRTAIVTSVKDMAEKHNFPGLKAVARITSKRGSDKTVQRYFLLTQRYTPAELLRIVREHWGIENVLHWTLDVVLDEDQTRSRKDHAPANLAVLRRLALNIARAHPDTKTSLRGKLKRAAWDDIFLVDMLLNMR; encoded by the coding sequence TTGGACCGCTTTGCAGAATGCTTTTTGCCGTTGGCCGATCCTCGGAAGAATCAAGCTCAGCACGATCTGACCGAGATGCTGTTCATCGCGCTGCTGGCCACGCTGTGCGGTGCCACGACGTGTTGCGACATCGCGCTGTTTGGGCGGTCGAAAGAAGCGCTGTTGCGCACAATTCTGGTGCTGGAGCACGGGATACCGAGTCACGACACCTTCAGCCGTGTCTTTCGCATCCTCGATCCGGACAGCTTCGAGAAGGTCTTTCGGCGCTTTACCAAGGCGTTCGCGACGGCGACCAAAATCAAGGGAGTGGTAGCTCTCGATGGCAAGGCGCTGAGGAGAGCCTACGAATGTGGCCAAAGTCACATGCCGCCAGTGATGGTGACGGCGTGGAGCTCCATGACCCGCATGGCGCTCGCCAATGTGCTGGCGCCTGGAAACAACGAAGCGGCCGGCGCTTTGCATCTCGTCGAGCTTCTTCAGCTGAAGGGCTGCGTCGTCACGGCGGATGCGCTGCACTGTCATCGCGGGATGGCCAAAGCCATCGTGGGGCGCGGCGGAGACTACGTCTTGGCGGTAAAGAACAACCAGCCGGGCTTGCTGCGCGATGCCAAGGCCGCGATCTCTGCGGCAGAGCGCAAGAAGGCCAAACAAGCCACCACCAAGGACGCCGATCACGGGCGCAAAGAAACCCGAACCGCGATCGTTACTTCCGTCAAGGACATGGCCGAAAAGCACAACTTTCCAGGTCTCAAGGCCGTCGCTCGGATCACCAGCAAACGTGGAAGCGACAAGACCGTCCAGCGCTACTTCCTTCTGACCCAGCGCTACACGCCCGCAGAACTGCTGCGCATCGTTCGCGAACATTGGGGCATCGAAAACGTCTTGCACTGGACGCTCGACGTCGTTCTCGACGAGGATCAGACGCGAAGCCGAAAAGACCATGCTCCCGCCAACCTCGCCGTTCTGCGGCGACTTGCCCTCAATATTGCTCGTGCTCATCCCGATACAAAGACCTCCTTGCGAGGCAAGCTCAAACGCGCTGCCTGGGACGACATTTTCCTCGTCGATATGCTCTTGAACATGCGATAG